In one Pseudomonas fitomaticsae genomic region, the following are encoded:
- a CDS encoding 3-hydroxyacyl-CoA dehydrogenase, which produces MSQTSFAIQQAAVIGAGTMGRGIVMCLANAGVSVQWVDNNPQMLEQALATVADTYAHNVRQGRIDQAEADARIARVSAAADYVAIRNVDLVIEAVYENLELKQKIFRELDGVLKPEALLASNTSALDIDAIAAATRRPTQVLGLHFFSPAHIMKLLEIVRGAQTSPAVLEAALELGKRMGKVSVVSGNCHGFIGNRMLHPYVLEARKMLLEGAYPHQVDAALQSFGFAMGPFRMYDVVGIDLEWRARELAGKGQDAPEVQVDNRLCELGRFGQKSGNGYYHYEPGSRQAEHDPEVDALVLNVSEGLGFHRRDIGSEEILERCLLALVNEGAKILQEGIAESAHDIDQVYLNGYGFPAERGGPMAWADDQGLADIHKRLLALETRQGDHWRPAQLIGELAARGKGFYL; this is translated from the coding sequence ATGAGCCAGACATCCTTCGCTATTCAGCAGGCCGCCGTGATCGGCGCCGGCACCATGGGCCGCGGCATCGTCATGTGCCTGGCCAACGCCGGCGTGTCAGTGCAGTGGGTCGATAACAATCCACAGATGCTCGAGCAGGCGCTGGCCACCGTGGCCGATACCTACGCGCACAACGTGCGACAGGGACGGATCGATCAGGCCGAGGCCGATGCCCGGATCGCCCGTGTCAGTGCGGCGGCGGACTATGTGGCGATCCGCAATGTCGACCTGGTGATCGAAGCGGTGTACGAGAATCTTGAGCTCAAGCAGAAGATCTTTCGTGAGCTCGATGGCGTGCTGAAGCCCGAGGCGCTGCTGGCGAGCAATACTTCGGCGCTGGACATCGACGCCATTGCCGCCGCGACACGACGCCCGACTCAAGTGCTGGGCCTGCATTTTTTCAGCCCGGCGCACATCATGAAGTTGCTGGAAATCGTCCGTGGCGCGCAGACCTCACCGGCCGTGCTTGAGGCTGCGCTTGAGTTGGGCAAGCGCATGGGCAAAGTCAGTGTGGTGTCGGGCAACTGCCACGGTTTTATCGGCAACCGCATGCTGCATCCGTATGTGCTCGAAGCACGCAAGATGTTGCTTGAAGGGGCGTATCCACATCAGGTCGATGCGGCGTTGCAGAGCTTCGGTTTTGCCATGGGGCCGTTTCGCATGTACGACGTGGTCGGCATCGACCTCGAGTGGCGTGCTCGCGAGCTGGCTGGCAAGGGGCAGGACGCACCGGAGGTCCAGGTGGATAACCGCTTGTGCGAACTGGGCCGCTTCGGTCAGAAGTCCGGCAATGGTTATTACCACTACGAGCCGGGTAGCCGTCAGGCCGAGCACGATCCCGAGGTCGATGCGCTGGTGTTGAACGTCAGCGAAGGGTTGGGGTTTCATCGGCGGGATATCGGCTCGGAGGAGATTCTCGAGCGGTGCCTGCTGGCGTTGGTCAACGAGGGCGCGAAGATCCTGCAAGAAGGGATTGCCGAGTCGGCACATGACATCGATCAGGTCTATCTGAATGGCTACGGTTTCCCGGCGGAGCGGGGCGGTCCGATGGCCTGGGCGGACGATCAGGGGCTGGCCGACATTCACAAACGATTGCTGGCGCTGGAGACCCGGCAAGGCGATCACTGGCGACCGGCGCAATTGATCGGCGAGTTGGCGGCGCGAGGCAAGGGTTTTTACCTTTAG
- a CDS encoding acyl-CoA thioesterase, translating to MSNPMPQRSDYPHFQPITTRWHDNDAYGHVNNVTYYSFFDTAVNTYLIQVGGLDIHDGEVVGFVVSSSCDYFASIAFPDRIEIGLRVGKLGNSSVQYELAVFKAGEDEACAAGRFVHVFVDRASNQPVSIPAPLRDALERLTV from the coding sequence ATGTCCAACCCGATGCCTCAACGCAGCGATTACCCGCATTTCCAGCCGATCACCACGCGCTGGCATGACAACGACGCCTACGGCCACGTCAACAACGTCACCTATTACAGCTTCTTCGACACGGCGGTGAACACCTACCTGATCCAGGTCGGAGGTCTGGATATCCATGACGGCGAGGTGGTGGGGTTTGTGGTGAGTTCGTCCTGCGACTATTTCGCGTCGATCGCTTTTCCGGATCGAATCGAGATTGGTCTGCGGGTCGGCAAGCTGGGCAATAGTTCGGTGCAATACGAACTGGCGGTGTTCAAGGCCGGAGAGGATGAGGCCTGTGCCGCCGGGCGTTTCGTGCATGTATTCGTCGACCGGGCATCCAATCAGCCGGTGTCGATTCCGGCCCCATTGCGCGATGCGCTGGAACGCCTGACGGTATGA
- a CDS encoding YMGG-like glycine zipper-containing protein, with amino-acid sequence MKFSSILLLSLGLVSGFASAGGTTEAGVGGALGGVLGSVVGQSLGGSTGSTIGAALGGAGGSAVGADKRSRGEAAIGGALGAAGGNVVGRSMGGTTGSLIGAAAGGGAGGALGNYMGNKSDDDDRHYDRRHDDRRYYRDRHPGRGHAYGHRKHHRYYRD; translated from the coding sequence ATGAAGTTCTCCTCGATTCTCTTGTTGTCCCTTGGCCTGGTCAGTGGCTTCGCTTCTGCCGGAGGCACCACCGAAGCAGGTGTGGGCGGCGCATTGGGCGGGGTTCTTGGCTCGGTCGTCGGTCAATCCTTAGGCGGCAGTACAGGTTCAACCATTGGCGCGGCCCTGGGCGGCGCGGGTGGTAGTGCGGTCGGCGCCGACAAGCGCAGCCGTGGCGAAGCGGCCATCGGCGGTGCGCTGGGCGCAGCCGGCGGCAACGTGGTAGGCCGCAGCATGGGCGGCACCACCGGCAGCCTGATCGGCGCAGCAGCCGGCGGCGGCGCGGGTGGCGCACTGGGCAACTACATGGGCAACAAGAGCGATGACGATGATCGTCATTACGATCGTCGCCATGATGATCGTCGCTACTACCGTGACCGTCACCCAGGTCGTGGTCATGCCTATGGCCATCGCAAGCACCACCGCTACTATCGCGACTGA
- a CDS encoding FdhF/YdeP family oxidoreductase, which translates to MSQHHQADQKPVPRYKPYKGAAGGWGALISVAQAWLTSDNALKNLRMMLKTNQNGGFDCPGCAWGDSPESGMVKFCENGAKAVNWEATKRRVDGKFFAKHSVTALLEQSDYWLEYQGRLTEPVVYDAETDRYKPISWDDAYALIGKHLQALSSPDQAEFYTSGRASNEAAYLYQLFVRAFGTNNFPDCSNMCHEASGVALAQSVGVGKGTVTFDDFEHADAIFVWGQNPGTNHPRMLEPLREAVKRGAQVVCINPLKERGLERFQHPQHPIEMLTNGDKPTNTAYFRPALGGDMAVLRGMAKFLLQWERDAQKAGAPAVFDHDFLNEHSVNVLEYLGVVDDTPWEQIVAQSGLTLVEIEQAARMYTKGKNVIMCWAMGITQHRHSVPTIQEIANLMLLRGNIGKPGAGLCPVRGHSNVQGDRTMGINERPPVAFLDSLERRFQFKVPRHNGHNVVEAIHAMAEGRAKVFIGLGGNFAQATPDSPRTFQALSNCDLTVQISTKLNRSHLAHGKDALILPCLGRTDIDIQTEGPQAVTVEDSFSMVHASNGQLQPLSNQMRSEPSIIAGIAAATLGSKPVDWNWLVADYRRIRELIADTIPGFKDFNEKVKNPGGFYLGNSAGARKWNTTSGRANFKPNMLPKDLIHERTRATGKLPDLILQSMRSHDQYNTTIYGLDDRYRGVKGQRDVLFANEADIIRLGFKPGQKADIVSLWDDGRERRVKGFTLLAFDIPAGQAAAYYPEVNPLVPLESTGDGSHTPTSKFIAIRLEAASETGLIMAKSA; encoded by the coding sequence GTGAGCCAACACCATCAAGCCGACCAGAAACCTGTCCCGCGTTACAAGCCTTACAAGGGCGCAGCCGGCGGCTGGGGCGCACTGATCAGCGTGGCCCAGGCCTGGTTGACCAGCGACAACGCGCTGAAGAACCTGCGCATGATGCTCAAGACCAACCAGAACGGCGGCTTCGACTGCCCGGGTTGCGCCTGGGGCGACTCGCCGGAAAGCGGCATGGTCAAGTTCTGCGAGAACGGCGCCAAAGCGGTGAACTGGGAAGCGACCAAGCGTCGGGTGGACGGCAAATTCTTCGCCAAGCACAGCGTCACCGCGTTGCTGGAACAGAGCGACTATTGGCTCGAGTATCAGGGTCGCCTGACCGAGCCAGTTGTATATGACGCCGAAACCGATCGCTACAAGCCGATCAGCTGGGACGATGCCTACGCGCTGATCGGCAAACACCTGCAAGCGCTGTCGAGTCCGGATCAGGCCGAGTTCTACACCTCGGGCCGCGCCAGCAACGAAGCGGCGTACCTGTATCAATTGTTCGTGCGCGCCTTCGGCACCAACAACTTCCCCGACTGCTCGAACATGTGTCACGAGGCCAGTGGTGTTGCGCTCGCGCAGAGTGTCGGCGTCGGCAAAGGCACCGTGACCTTCGATGATTTCGAACACGCCGATGCGATTTTCGTCTGGGGCCAGAACCCCGGCACCAACCACCCGCGCATGCTCGAACCCCTGCGTGAAGCGGTGAAACGTGGCGCTCAGGTGGTGTGCATCAATCCGCTGAAAGAACGCGGCCTGGAACGCTTCCAGCATCCGCAGCATCCGATCGAAATGCTCACCAACGGCGACAAGCCGACCAACACCGCGTATTTCCGCCCGGCGCTGGGTGGCGACATGGCGGTACTGCGCGGCATGGCCAAATTCCTGCTGCAATGGGAGCGGGATGCGCAGAAGGCCGGTGCGCCAGCAGTGTTCGATCACGACTTCCTCAATGAACACAGCGTCAACGTGCTCGAGTACCTCGGTGTCGTCGATGACACGCCGTGGGAGCAGATCGTCGCGCAGTCCGGCCTGACCCTGGTGGAAATCGAGCAAGCGGCGCGCATGTACACCAAAGGCAAGAACGTGATCATGTGCTGGGCGATGGGCATCACCCAGCATCGTCACTCGGTGCCGACCATCCAGGAAATCGCCAACCTGATGCTGCTGCGCGGCAACATCGGCAAACCCGGCGCCGGTCTGTGCCCGGTGCGCGGCCACAGTAACGTGCAGGGCGACCGCACCATGGGCATCAACGAGCGTCCGCCGGTGGCGTTCCTCGATTCCCTGGAGCGCCGCTTCCAGTTCAAGGTGCCCCGTCACAACGGGCACAACGTGGTCGAAGCGATTCACGCGATGGCCGAAGGTCGCGCCAAGGTGTTCATCGGTCTGGGCGGCAACTTCGCTCAGGCTACGCCGGACAGCCCGCGCACCTTCCAGGCCCTGAGCAACTGTGACCTGACCGTACAAATCAGCACCAAGCTCAACCGCAGCCACCTGGCTCACGGCAAGGATGCGTTGATCCTGCCGTGCCTGGGCCGTACCGACATCGATATCCAGACCGAGGGCCCGCAAGCCGTCACCGTGGAAGACTCGTTCAGCATGGTGCACGCCTCCAACGGACAGTTGCAGCCGCTGTCGAACCAGATGCGCTCGGAGCCGTCGATCATCGCCGGCATCGCCGCCGCGACCCTGGGCAGCAAACCGGTGGACTGGAACTGGCTGGTGGCCGACTACCGGCGCATCCGCGAACTGATCGCCGACACCATTCCGGGCTTCAAGGACTTCAACGAGAAGGTCAAGAACCCGGGCGGTTTCTACCTCGGCAACAGCGCCGGCGCGCGCAAGTGGAACACCACGTCCGGCCGGGCCAACTTCAAGCCGAACATGCTGCCCAAGGACCTGATCCACGAGCGCACTCGCGCCACCGGCAAACTGCCGGACCTGATCCTGCAATCGATGCGCTCCCACGATCAGTACAACACCACGATTTATGGTCTCGACGATCGTTATCGCGGGGTGAAGGGGCAACGTGATGTGCTGTTCGCCAACGAGGCGGACATCATTCGTCTGGGCTTCAAGCCGGGGCAAAAGGCTGACATCGTGTCGCTGTGGGACGACGGCCGTGAACGTCGGGTGAAGGGCTTCACGCTGCTGGCGTTCGATATTCCGGCGGGACAGGCGGCGGCTTATTACCCTGAGGTGAACCCGTTGGTGCCGCTGGAAAGCACCGGCGATGGCAGCCATACGCCGACGTCGAAGTTCATTGCCATTCGCCTGGAAGCGGCGAGCGAAACGGGACTGATCATGGCCAAATCGGCCTGA
- the fdhD gene encoding formate dehydrogenase accessory sulfurtransferase FdhD, protein MNAKRPACAAPALETPAPAASQTYSYSDLPLAESASTALAEEVALAIAYNGISQAVMLVTPTDLEDFIVGFSLGSGIIEDASDIYDLQLTGSGSAQYAQVTIANRAFWNLKQQRRQLAGTSGCGLCGVEAVEQALPDLKVLPGAPLPPIEWLDGLRQRIGAFQPLGQHCGAVHAAVFMNASGELLLGREDIGRHNALDKLIGGLIRQKISTTGGLAIVTSRCSLELIQKVLRAGIQTLVSLSAPTGLAVQWARRHNLNLIHLPQKNAPRVYSPEMEKHP, encoded by the coding sequence ATGAACGCCAAGCGCCCGGCCTGCGCGGCGCCTGCTCTCGAAACGCCCGCGCCTGCCGCCAGTCAGACCTACAGCTACAGCGATCTCCCCCTCGCGGAATCGGCCAGCACCGCGCTGGCCGAAGAAGTCGCGTTGGCGATTGCCTATAACGGCATCAGCCAGGCTGTGATGCTGGTCACCCCGACCGACCTTGAAGACTTCATCGTCGGTTTCAGCCTCGGCAGCGGCATCATCGAAGACGCCTCGGACATTTACGACCTGCAACTGACCGGCTCGGGCTCGGCGCAATACGCGCAAGTGACCATCGCCAACCGCGCCTTCTGGAACCTCAAACAGCAGCGTCGGCAACTGGCCGGCACCAGCGGCTGCGGGTTATGTGGTGTCGAAGCGGTGGAGCAGGCGCTGCCTGATCTCAAGGTTTTGCCCGGCGCCCCTTTGCCGCCCATCGAATGGCTCGACGGTCTGCGTCAGCGCATCGGCGCGTTCCAGCCGCTGGGCCAGCACTGCGGTGCGGTGCATGCGGCGGTGTTCATGAACGCCAGCGGTGAATTGCTGCTGGGTCGCGAAGACATCGGCCGGCACAACGCCCTCGACAAGCTGATCGGCGGCCTGATCCGGCAAAAGATATCCACAACCGGCGGCCTGGCGATTGTCACCAGCCGTTGCAGCCTCGAATTGATCCAGAAAGTTTTGCGGGCCGGGATTCAAACCCTGGTCAGCCTGTCCGCGCCCACCGGCCTCGCCGTGCAATGGGCCCGACGCCACAACCTCAATCTCATCCACCTGCCGCAGAAAAATGCGCCGCGGGTGTATAGCCCAGAAATGGAGAAACACCCGTGA
- a CDS encoding LysR family transcriptional regulator has product MDIKQLKFLIALDETRHFGQAAARCHITQPTLSMRLRSLEEELDLPLVNRGQRFEGFTAPGERVLAWARTVLAAYDGLQAEAAACRGNLIGTLRLGVVPLSSFDALPLMQRLHAQHPNLRFELSSLSSEQVLEQLANNRIDIGVSYLDRLDGERFESLAFSETQMGLLYDQRFFSFGEAPLSWESLIELPLGMLTSGMHFRQSIDHNFHSRGLTPLPLLQTDAVHQLLQAVHGGLCCAVMPLDGGLENLTDNLRLQPIENAQTLARLGLIMRRGAPRSALAEACFALYQKSPTDA; this is encoded by the coding sequence ATGGACATCAAGCAGCTGAAATTCCTCATCGCCCTCGACGAAACCCGCCATTTCGGCCAGGCCGCTGCCCGCTGCCACATCACCCAGCCGACCTTGTCGATGCGCCTGCGCAGCCTCGAGGAAGAACTCGACCTGCCACTGGTCAACCGTGGCCAGCGCTTCGAAGGTTTCACCGCGCCGGGCGAACGGGTGCTGGCCTGGGCGCGCACCGTGCTGGCGGCCTACGACGGCTTACAGGCGGAAGCGGCGGCCTGTCGCGGCAACCTGATCGGCACCCTGCGGCTGGGCGTGGTGCCGTTGTCGAGTTTCGATGCGCTGCCGTTGATGCAACGCCTTCATGCGCAACACCCGAACCTGCGCTTCGAACTGTCCTCGCTGAGTTCGGAACAGGTTCTGGAGCAACTGGCGAACAACCGCATCGACATTGGTGTGTCCTACCTGGATCGCCTCGACGGCGAGCGTTTCGAATCCCTGGCCTTCAGTGAAACGCAGATGGGTCTGCTCTACGACCAGCGGTTCTTCAGCTTTGGCGAAGCGCCGCTGAGTTGGGAATCACTGATCGAACTGCCCCTGGGCATGCTCACAAGCGGCATGCACTTTCGCCAGTCCATCGACCATAACTTCCACAGTCGTGGCCTGACCCCACTACCCTTGCTGCAAACCGACGCCGTTCACCAATTGTTGCAAGCGGTGCACGGCGGCCTGTGCTGCGCGGTGATGCCACTGGATGGCGGCCTGGAAAACCTCACGGATAACCTGCGCCTGCAACCCATCGAAAACGCTCAGACCCTCGCCCGACTGGGCCTGATCATGCGTCGCGGCGCCCCGCGCTCGGCGTTGGCCGAGGCCTGTTTCGCGCTCTATCAAAAATCACCAACGGACGCTTGA
- the lysM gene encoding peptidoglycan-binding protein LysM, with the protein MSLLSFVKEAGEKLLDLLTPGNANASEQLKEHISKVGLGNPNVQATVDGDKVTVTGEVASQEEKEKILLAVGNIAGVGSVDDQITVTGPVVAAARFVVVKKGDTLSAISLAVYGNANQYNKIFEANKPLLSHPDKIYPGQTLRIPE; encoded by the coding sequence ATGAGTCTTTTGAGCTTTGTGAAAGAGGCCGGTGAGAAGTTGCTAGACCTGTTGACCCCCGGCAACGCCAATGCCAGCGAGCAATTGAAGGAGCACATCAGCAAGGTCGGGCTGGGTAACCCGAATGTCCAGGCGACCGTGGACGGTGACAAGGTGACGGTGACCGGTGAAGTGGCGAGCCAGGAAGAGAAAGAGAAGATTCTTCTGGCAGTGGGCAACATTGCCGGTGTCGGCAGCGTCGATGACCAGATCACCGTGACCGGGCCGGTGGTGGCGGCGGCGCGTTTTGTGGTCGTGAAGAAGGGCGACACCCTCAGCGCGATTTCCCTGGCGGTGTATGGCAACGCCAACCAGTACAACAAAATCTTCGAGGCCAACAAGCCACTGCTGTCACACCCGGACAAGATTTATCCGGGGCAGACGCTGCGTATTCCCGAGTAA
- the yrfG gene encoding GMP/IMP nucleotidase, with product MPSLPWSDIDTVLLDMDGTLLDLHFDNHFWLEHLPQRYAELHGVSRAMAQMELQPLFERHAGQLQWYCLDFWSAELKLSVRELKLETAHLIALRPDADTFLEAIKRAGKRVVMITNAHRDSLSLKLERIELAPYFERLISSHDYGFPKENPQFWDALQADIGFDPARSLFIDDTLPILRSARNFGVAHLLAVKEPDSRKGPKDTGEFAAVEDYRDLIAGL from the coding sequence ATGCCTTCATTACCCTGGTCCGACATCGATACCGTTCTGCTGGACATGGACGGCACGTTGCTCGACCTGCACTTCGACAACCACTTCTGGCTGGAACACCTGCCGCAGCGCTACGCCGAACTGCATGGCGTGAGCCGGGCCATGGCGCAAATGGAATTGCAGCCGCTGTTCGAGCGCCATGCCGGTCAGTTGCAGTGGTACTGCCTGGACTTCTGGAGCGCGGAACTGAAGCTGTCGGTGCGTGAACTGAAACTGGAAACCGCCCACCTGATCGCCCTGCGCCCGGACGCCGACACCTTTCTGGAGGCGATCAAGCGAGCCGGCAAACGCGTGGTGATGATCACCAACGCGCACCGCGATTCACTGTCGCTGAAACTGGAACGAATCGAACTGGCGCCGTACTTCGAACGGCTGATCAGCTCCCACGATTACGGTTTCCCCAAGGAGAACCCGCAATTCTGGGACGCCCTGCAGGCCGACATCGGTTTTGACCCGGCACGCAGCCTGTTCATCGACGATACCTTGCCAATCCTGCGCAGTGCGCGGAATTTCGGCGTGGCGCATCTGTTGGCCGTGAAAGAGCCGGACAGCCGCAAAGGGCCCAAGGACACCGGGGAGTTTGCGGCGGTCGAGGATTATCGGGATTTGATTGCCGGGCTCTGA
- the nudE gene encoding ADP compounds hydrolase NudE has product MRQKPTVLAREIVATSRLFCVEELKLRFSNGVERTYERLVGKGAGYGAVMIVAMLDAEHAVLVEEYCGGTDEYELSLPKGLIEPGEDVLAAAERELKEEAGYGARQLEHLTELSLSPGYMSQKIQVVLATDLYEERLEGDEPEPMRVDKVNLRELSTLAQNPNFSEGRALAALYLTRDLLTQRGFFSHE; this is encoded by the coding sequence ATGCGCCAGAAACCCACCGTACTCGCCCGCGAGATCGTCGCCACCAGCCGGCTGTTCTGCGTCGAAGAGCTGAAGCTGCGTTTCTCCAACGGCGTGGAACGCACCTACGAGCGGCTGGTCGGCAAGGGCGCCGGCTACGGCGCGGTCATGATCGTGGCGATGCTCGATGCCGAGCACGCGGTGCTGGTCGAGGAGTATTGCGGCGGTACCGACGAGTACGAACTGTCGCTGCCCAAAGGCCTGATCGAACCCGGCGAGGATGTGCTGGCCGCCGCCGAGCGCGAGCTCAAGGAAGAAGCCGGTTACGGCGCGCGACAACTGGAGCATCTGACCGAGCTGTCGTTGTCCCCCGGTTACATGAGCCAGAAGATCCAGGTGGTGTTGGCCACTGACCTGTACGAAGAACGCCTCGAAGGCGATGAACCCGAGCCTATGCGTGTGGACAAGGTCAACCTGCGGGAGCTGTCGACGCTGGCGCAGAATCCGAATTTCAGTGAAGGGCGCGCCCTGGCGGCGTTGTACCTGACCCGCGACCTGCTGACCCAGCGCGGATTTTTCAGTCATGAGTGA
- the cysQ gene encoding 3'(2'),5'-bisphosphate nucleotidase CysQ, with amino-acid sequence MSMNFPHPLMAPVVELALRAGEAILPFWRAGVAVTAKSDDSPVTAADMAAHHVIVAGLTALDPSIPVLSEEDANIPQSVRAGWQRWWLVDPLDGTKEFISGSEEFTVNIALIENGRVVFGVVSMPTNGRFYVGGAGLGAWRGDTGGTPMAIQVRDVPGPGEAFTVVASRRHSSPEQERLLAGLSASLGELQLANIGSSLKFCLVAEGAADCYPRLAPTSQWDTAAAQGVLEGAGGEVLDLNGDAFCYPPRESLRNEYFLALPAKAAWRSKLLELARS; translated from the coding sequence ATATCGATGAATTTTCCCCATCCGTTGATGGCGCCGGTGGTCGAGCTGGCCCTGCGAGCCGGTGAGGCGATCCTGCCTTTCTGGCGTGCCGGTGTGGCGGTTACCGCCAAGTCCGATGATTCGCCGGTGACGGCGGCGGACATGGCCGCTCACCACGTGATCGTGGCCGGCCTGACGGCGCTCGATCCGAGCATTCCGGTGCTGTCCGAAGAGGACGCCAACATCCCGCAGAGCGTTCGCGCGGGCTGGCAGCGCTGGTGGCTGGTGGATCCTTTGGATGGCACCAAGGAGTTCATCAGCGGCAGCGAAGAATTCACCGTCAATATCGCGCTGATCGAGAATGGTCGGGTGGTGTTCGGTGTGGTGTCGATGCCGACCAACGGTCGCTTCTACGTCGGCGGAGCGGGGCTCGGTGCCTGGCGCGGTGATACGGGCGGTACGCCGATGGCGATTCAGGTTCGTGATGTGCCCGGTCCTGGCGAAGCCTTCACCGTGGTCGCCAGCCGCCGTCATTCGAGTCCGGAGCAGGAGCGTTTGTTGGCGGGATTGAGTGCCAGCCTTGGCGAGTTGCAACTGGCCAATATCGGCAGTTCGCTGAAATTCTGTCTGGTGGCCGAAGGTGCGGCGGATTGTTATCCGCGACTGGCGCCGACTTCGCAGTGGGACACGGCGGCGGCGCAGGGCGTTCTGGAAGGCGCCGGCGGCGAGGTTCTGGATTTGAACGGTGATGCTTTCTGTTATCCACCAAGGGAATCGTTGCGCAACGAGTACTTTCTGGCACTGCCGGCGAAAGCGGCGTGGCGTTCGAAGTTGCTGGAACTGGCCCGTTCATAG
- a CDS encoding thioesterase domain-containing protein codes for MKHDSHYLESVLHHDIPLTRDMGLKVLDWQEQQLRLHLPLDANVNHKSTMFGGSLYCGAVLAGWGWLHLRLKEEGVEDGHIVIQEGQISYPLPVTGDAIAICPSPSPAVWKKFLAMYQRYGRARLTLQTRVVNAGSDEEAVTFSGQYVLHR; via the coding sequence ATGAAGCACGACAGTCATTATCTGGAATCGGTCCTTCACCACGACATCCCGCTGACCCGGGACATGGGCCTCAAGGTGCTCGACTGGCAGGAACAGCAATTGCGCCTGCACCTGCCACTGGACGCCAACGTCAATCACAAGAGCACCATGTTCGGCGGCAGCCTGTATTGCGGCGCGGTGCTGGCCGGCTGGGGCTGGCTGCACTTGCGTTTGAAAGAGGAAGGCGTCGAAGACGGGCACATCGTGATTCAGGAAGGACAGATCAGTTATCCACTGCCTGTCACCGGCGATGCCATCGCGATCTGCCCGTCACCGAGCCCTGCGGTGTGGAAGAAGTTTCTGGCAATGTATCAGCGTTACGGGCGGGCGCGACTGACGTTGCAGACGCGGGTCGTCAACGCCGGGAGCGATGAAGAGGCAGTGACCTTCAGCGGGCAGTACGTGCTGCACCGCTGA